In Macadamia integrifolia cultivar HAES 741 chromosome 5, SCU_Mint_v3, whole genome shotgun sequence, a single window of DNA contains:
- the LOC122079006 gene encoding uncharacterized protein LOC122079006, which produces MEKDQELKHVCKFCRKSFPCGRSLGGHMRSHVTINSAETEEKVISKRNAASASANGGSKIRSSFVGFEAGGHPGYGLRENPKKTWRLSDPNDDEMVRQGKTCKECGKEFLSWKALFGHMRCHSEKEKERVSNNSLEDDSWTGENQNLVMDSQSDNDGTAPKRRRRSRRMRNKNTTSVLEFEQEQEEVALCLMMLSRDVGEWGGLNSVAESSDTNSVVLEALTRSSALDKRIPGKGGRDFDCDDGNETLQSLKMKKPRDKKKQESVISYSENFQFEKRRSEFRGTDPGFLRVGLKKVESEVSVHGFLREDEAELGKDFSSNKKQNHKKSTLEYSEAELGKDCIEEAEMDQVDSELGMKYTSRKRSKSEAYYTELGGNSSRKMRYDASHSEICRETQRRSRFECTTCNKTFHSYQALGGHRASHKKVKGCFTLRIENSENSIETDGSPDPTADSKLNRSCSNETPVEEQEQEGVGGIAETSYGSKKSKGHECPICFKVFASGQALGGHKRSHLVGGSESGASQINVIQQQLPEVRDLLDLNLPAPNEEETTSGQMDFNPWWARNNPKHEPLVGLISN; this is translated from the coding sequence ATGGAAAAAGATCAAGAgctgaagcatgtatgcaaGTTCTGTAGGAAGAGCTTCCCCTGCGGAAGGTCCTTGGGAGGTCACATGAGGTCACATGTCACCATTAATTCAGCTGAAACAGAAGAGAAGGTCATCAGCAAGAGGAACGCTGCTTCCGCTTCGGCTAATGGTGGAAGCAAAATTAGGAGCAGCTTCGTGGGATTCGAAGCTGGTGGTCATCCTGGTTATGGTCTCAGAGAGAACCCGAAGAAGACTTGGAGACTTTCGGATCCGAACGATGATGAAATGGTTAGGCAAGGCAAGACTTGTAAAGAATGTGGTAAAGAATTTCTGTCATGGAAAGCTCTGTTTGGTCACATGAGATGCCACtctgagaaggagaaggagagggtcTCCAACAATAGCTTGGAGGATGATTCATGGACTGGTGAGAACCAGAATCTGGTTATGGACAGCCAATCTGACAACGATGGTACTGCTCCCAAGCGTAGGAGACGATCGAGAAGAATGAGGAACAAGAATACTACTTCTGTTTTGGAGTttgaacaagaacaagaagaggTAGCCTTGTGTTTGATGATGTTGTCTAGAGATGTGGGTGAATGGGGTGGACTGAATTCTGTTGCAGAGTCGTCCGATACAAATTCTGTGGTTTTAGAAGCTCTAACTAGATCGTCAGCTCTGGATAAGCGAATTCCTGGAAAGGGAGGTAGAGATTTTGACTGTGATGATGGGAATGAAACTCTCCAGAGTCTGAAGATGAAGAAACCAAGAGACAAGAAGAAGCAAGAATCCGTAATTTCCTATTCTGAGAATTTTCAGTTTGAGAAGAGAAGATCTGAATTTAGGGGTACTGATCCTGGGTTCTTGAGGGTTGGCCTCAAGAAGGTTGAATCTGAAGTTTCTGTCCATGGGTTTCTCAGAGAAGATGAAGCTGAATTGGGGAAGGATTTCTCCAGTAACAAGAAGCAAAACCATAAGAAGAGTACATTGGAGTATTCTGAAGCTGAATTGGGCAAAGACTGCATTGAAGAAGCTGAAATGGATCAAGTTGATTCAGAGCTCGGAATGAAGTATACTTCAAGAAAGAGAAGCAAAAGTGAAGCGTACTATACTGAATTGGGGGGAAATTCCAGCAGGAAAATGAGGTATGATGCTTCACATTCTGAAATCTGTAGGGAAACTCAAAGGAGAAGCAGGTTTGAGTGTACTACTTGCAACAAGACTTTCCATTCTTACCAGGCTCTTGGAGGACACAGAGCCAGCCACAAGAAGGTCAAAGGATGCTTCACTTTGAGGATTGAAAACAGTGAAAACAGCATTGAGACAGATGGTTCTCCTGATCCAACAGCTGATAGTAAGCTTAATAGGTCTTGCAGCAATGAGACTCCAGTTGAGGAGCAGGAGCAGGAAGGAGTTGGCGGCATTGCAGAGACAAGTTATGGATCAAAGAAGAGCAAGGGACATGAGTGCCCAATTTGCTTCAAGGTTTTTGCATCAGGTCAAGCCTTAGGTGGCCACAAGAGATCCCATTTGGTTGGGGGCTCTGAATCCGGAGCCAGTCAGATCAATGTAATTCAGCAACAGCTTCCTGAGGTTCGTGATCtgctcgatcttaacctccctGCTcctaatgaagaagaaacaacgAGTGGCCAAATGGACTTCAATCCATGGTGGGCCAGAAACAACCCAAAGCATGAACCTCTGGTGGGTCTGATCTCTAACTGa